The following coding sequences are from one Eucalyptus grandis isolate ANBG69807.140 chromosome 11, ASM1654582v1, whole genome shotgun sequence window:
- the LOC104425211 gene encoding uncharacterized protein LOC104425211 isoform X1 — MDPSGGGHVVLDISSDEEGLVPDVPRGFGGDDEWISRLLRDDPDEVVLVKEVNAKSKSDKFLEDDDDDDCVVLDGDPEKSVSVSDDAADGGSDDLLIVGEKGQVACRDYPHPRHDCVKFPFSSTLHEKYCNLCHCYVCDSPAPCAYWGEGLTDVDHCHANDKQEKWKVCRKNFMQGKTTMPVPSFFHDPFSAVLPQTTQALPPINTPLPTNSIPQNLVPRPPMIFQPCSSPNRSSFSSNIHNSRKHHPGHVSRSRLQPRSSSEQLHQAHHVIQKDRVHRDSHLGPHLVSPIMPHKRTGTVGSSLAVSRAACGPNNINCPSYLPPPTNSIHNTIVNRNHIRRQNVPSSLNQVSSTNLSSCSPNLTGVPSIMTPSQASSDGQGSNQSLSEQNIHQHHSEPSAFLSFSDSLDWIERVLQDDIPPAPPAVESIHVPSTEPANEAQPAREFDTAVAGSFDIGTAGVDLGNWWSENPPPENNLYPAGIDSGMLYFDFETSWNSVTQS, encoded by the exons ATGGACCCGAGTGGTGGGGGTCATGTGGTGCTCGATATCAGCTCCGACGAGGAAGGGTTGGTCCCAGACGTGCCGAGAGGCTTCGGTGGTGACGATGAGTGGATTTCCCGGCTCCTTAGAGATGATCCGGACGAAGTGGTCTTGGTGAAGGAGGTCAATGCGAAGTCAAAGTCGGACAAATTTctggaggatgatgatgatgatgattgcgTGGTGTTGGATGGAGATCCTGAGAAGTCGGTCTCTGTTTCCGATGATGCGGCAGACGGAGGTTCGGATGATCTGCTCATTGTTGGAGAGAAGGGTCAG GTTGCATGTAGAGACTATCCTCATCCAAGGCATGATTGTGTTAAATTTCCTTTCAGCTCAACTTTGCATGAGAAGTACTGTAACTTG TGCCATTGTTATGTATGCGATTCACCTGCACCATGCGCATACTGGGGAGAAGGTTTGACAGATGTTGACCATTGCCATGCCAATGACAAACAGGAGAAATGGAAAGTCTGTAGAAAGAACTTTATGCAGGGTAAAACTACTATGCCTGTTCCGAGTTTTTTTCACGACCCTTTCTCTGCAGTGCTTCCACAAACTACTCAAGCTCTGCCTCCTATAAACACCCCACTGCCAACCAACTCTATACCACAAAATCTTGTGCCAAGGCCGCCAATGATTTTTCAGCCATGTTCTTCCCCAAATAGGTCAAGTTTTTCAAGTAATATACACAATAGCAGGAAGCACCATCCGGGGCATGTCTCGAGAAGTAGACTCCAGCCACGCTCGTCGTCAGAACAGTTGCATCAGGCACATCATGTCATTCAGAAGGATAGAGTTCATAGAGATAGTCACTTGGGGCCTCATCTTGTTTCACCCATTATGCCACATAAAAGGACGGGGACTGTTGGTAGTTCTCTGGCAGTAAGCAGAGCTGCATGTGGTCCAAACAACATCAATTGCCCATCTTATTTACCTCCCCCAACAAATTCAATCCACAATACCATAGTTAATCGAAATCATATCAGAAGGCAGAATGTCCCTTCCAGTTTGAATCAAGTATCTTCTACTAATTTGAGCAGCTGTTCGCCCAACTTAACTGGTGTTCCTTCAATTATGACGCCTTCTCAAGCCAGCAGTGATGGTCAGGGTAGTAATCAATCACTCAGTGAGCAAAACATCCATCAGCATCACAGCGAACCTAGCGCATTTTTAAGTTTCTCAGATAGCCTCGATTGGATTGAAAGGGTACTTCAAGATGACATTCCTCCTGCTCCACCTGCTGTTGAGAGCATTCATGTTCCGAGTACAGAGCCCGCAAATGAGGCACAGCCTGCAAGAGAGTTTGATACCGCGGTCGCTGGAAGTTTCGACATTGGCACAGCAGGTGTCGACTTGGGGAACTGGTGGTCGGAGAACCCGCCCCCGGAGAATAATCTTTACCCTGCGGGCATAGATTCTGGTATGctctattttgattttgagaCCTCCTGGAATAGTGTCACACAATCATAA
- the LOC104427355 gene encoding transcription initiation factor TFIID subunit 11-like isoform X2: MSEIKCKYPILRVKLCGRFPRDFANPPSILEAMKQFKDPFEAAFEEQEESPPDSPAPPDDPDAPGRRLRPGLGLRPRPHPAAAAAAAAGHDDDDYDDDDDLLDEPSAPAPTRAPPPPPPTPTPPPPPQPPPAAASGAPGTGRTRRRKEDENMEVELGKLAPGGDPDKMAKMQAILSRFTEEQMNRYESFRRSGFQKATMKRLLVSVTGSQKVTMPMTIAMSGIAKMFVGEIVETARIVMSERKESGPIRPCHIREAYRRLKLEGKVPKRTVPRLFR; this comes from the exons ATGTCCGAGATCAAGTGTAAATACCCTATATTGCGTGTCAAGTTGTGTGGAAG ATTTCCTCGCGACTTCGCGAATCCACCGTCGATCCTGGAGGCGATGAAGCAATTCAAGGACCCGTTCGAAGCTGCCTTCGAGGAGCAGGAGGAGTCGCCGCCCGACTCCCCCGCCCCGCCCGACGATCCCGACGCCCCCGGCCGTCGCCTCCGCCCCGGCCTCGGCCTCCGCCCCCGCCCCcaccccgccgccgccgccgccgccgccgccggccacgacgacgacgattacgacgacgacgacgacctcCTCGACGAGCCCTCCGCGCCCGCGCCCACCcgagctcctcctccgccgcccccAACGCcaacgccaccgccgccgccgcagccgccccCCGCCGCGGCGAGCGGCGCGCCAGGAACcgggaggacgaggaggaggaaggaggatgAGAACATGGAGGTCGAGCTCGGGAAGCTCGCTCCCGGCGGCGATCCCGACAAGATGGCCAAGATGCA GGCTATTTTGTCACGATTCACGGAGGAACAGATGAATAGATATGAGTCTTTTCGGAGATCGGGATTCCAGAAGGCTACAATGAAAAGA CTGCTGGTCAGCGTTACGGGAAGTCAGAAAGTTACAATGCCTATGACAATTGCAATGTCGGGAATTGCAAAGATGTTTGTTGGAGAAATTGTGGAAACAG CCAGGATTGTCATGAGTGAGAGGAAAGAATCTGGCCCAATCAGGCCGTGCCACATCAGAGAAGCATATAGAAGACTGAAGCTTGAAGGCAAAGTGCCCAAGAGAACAGTACCCAGGCTCTTTCGCTAG
- the LOC104427355 gene encoding transcription initiation factor TFIID subunit 11-like isoform X1, with amino-acid sequence MSEIKCKYPILRVKLCGRFPRDFANPPSILEAMKQFKDPFEAAFEEQEESPPDSPAPPDDPDAPGRRLRPGLGLRPRPHPAAAAAAAAGHDDDDYDDDDDLLDEPSAPAPTRAPPPPPPTPTPPPPPQPPPAAASGAPGTGRTRRRKEDENMEVELGKLAPGGDPDKMAKMQAILSRFTEEQMNRYESFRRSGFQKATMKRLLVSVTGSQKVTMPMTIAMSGIAKMFVGEIVETAARIVMSERKESGPIRPCHIREAYRRLKLEGKVPKRTVPRLFR; translated from the exons ATGTCCGAGATCAAGTGTAAATACCCTATATTGCGTGTCAAGTTGTGTGGAAG ATTTCCTCGCGACTTCGCGAATCCACCGTCGATCCTGGAGGCGATGAAGCAATTCAAGGACCCGTTCGAAGCTGCCTTCGAGGAGCAGGAGGAGTCGCCGCCCGACTCCCCCGCCCCGCCCGACGATCCCGACGCCCCCGGCCGTCGCCTCCGCCCCGGCCTCGGCCTCCGCCCCCGCCCCcaccccgccgccgccgccgccgccgccgccggccacgacgacgacgattacgacgacgacgacgacctcCTCGACGAGCCCTCCGCGCCCGCGCCCACCcgagctcctcctccgccgcccccAACGCcaacgccaccgccgccgccgcagccgccccCCGCCGCGGCGAGCGGCGCGCCAGGAACcgggaggacgaggaggaggaaggaggatgAGAACATGGAGGTCGAGCTCGGGAAGCTCGCTCCCGGCGGCGATCCCGACAAGATGGCCAAGATGCA GGCTATTTTGTCACGATTCACGGAGGAACAGATGAATAGATATGAGTCTTTTCGGAGATCGGGATTCCAGAAGGCTACAATGAAAAGA CTGCTGGTCAGCGTTACGGGAAGTCAGAAAGTTACAATGCCTATGACAATTGCAATGTCGGGAATTGCAAAGATGTTTGTTGGAGAAATTGTGGAAACAG CAGCCAGGATTGTCATGAGTGAGAGGAAAGAATCTGGCCCAATCAGGCCGTGCCACATCAGAGAAGCATATAGAAGACTGAAGCTTGAAGGCAAAGTGCCCAAGAGAACAGTACCCAGGCTCTTTCGCTAG
- the LOC104427354 gene encoding LOW QUALITY PROTEIN: ammonium transporter 1 member 4 (The sequence of the model RefSeq protein was modified relative to this genomic sequence to represent the inferred CDS: inserted 3 bases in 2 codons): protein MAALACSPAELHPLLGGGNATSAAAEYICGRFDAVSSKFVDTGYAVDNTYLLFSTYLVFSMQIGFAMLCAGSVRAKNTMNIMLTNVLDAATGGFFYYLFGFALAFGTPSNGFIGQHFFGLSQFPSQSFDYGFFLFQWAFAIAAAGITSGSIAERTQFGAYLIYSSFLTGXVYPIASHWFWSADGWASPARADNLLFGSGVIDFAGSGVVHMVGGIAGLWGALIEGPRIGRFDHSGKAASLRGHSATLVVLGTFLLWFGWYGFNPGSFLNILKAYGESGSYYGQWSAVGRTAVTTTLAGSTAALTTLFGKRLLVGHWNVTDVCNGLLGGFAAITAGCSVVDPWAAIICGFVAAWVLIGFNKLAEKLKYDDPLEAAQLHGGCGAWGLLFTGLFAKKAYVNEVYPGVEDRPYGLLMGAXGGLLAAQVVQILVVAAWTSVTMGTLFFILHKMNLLRISHDEEAAGMDLTSHGGLAYEYETEEKKEIRSERSD from the exons ATGGCGGCCCTGGCCTGCTCCCCCGCGGAGCTCCACCCCCTCCTCGGCGGCGGCaacgccacctccgccgccgccgagtACATCTGCGGGCGCTTCGACGCGGTCTCGAGCAAGTTCGTGGACACGGGCTACGCCGTGGACAACACCTACCTCCTCTTCTCGACCTACCTCGTGTTCTCCATGCAGATCGGGTTCGCCATGCTGTGCGCGGGCTCGGTGCGCGCCAAGAACACCATGAACATCATGCTCACCAACGTCCTCGACGCGGCCACCGGCGGCTTCTTCTACTACCTCTTCGGGTTCGCCCTGGCGTTCGGGACCCCCTCGAATGGCTTCATCGGGCAGCACTTCTTCGGCCTCTCCCAGTTCCCTTCCCAGTCTTTCGACTACGGCTTCTTCCTGTTCCAGTGGGCcttcgccatcgccgccgccgggatCACGAGCGGATCCATCGCGGAGCGCACGCAGTTCGGGGCGTACCTGATCTACTCCTCGTTCTTGACCG TGGTGTATCCCATCGCCTCCCACTGGTTTTGGTCCGCCGACGGTTGGGCGAGCCCGGCGCGGGCGGATAATCTGCTGTTCGGATCTGGAGTCATCGACTTCGCCGGCTCGGGGGTGGTCCACATGGTCGGCGGCATCGCCGGCCTTTGGGGAGCCCTCATCGAAGGCCCGCGTATCGGCCGCTTCGATCATTCCGGCAAGGCGGCGTCCCTCCGTGGCCACAGCGCCACGTTGGTGGTCCTCGGCACGTTTCTCCTGTGGTTCGGGTGGTACGGATTCAACCCCGGCTCCTTCCTCAACATCTTGAAGGCCTACGGAGAGAGCGGCTCCTACTACGGCCAGTGGAGCGCCGTCGGGAGGACCGCGGTCACCACCACCCTCGCAGGAAGCACCGCCGCCCTCACCACCCTCTTCGGCAAGAGGCTGCTCGTCGGCCACTGGAATGTCACCGACGTGTGCAACGGCCTCCTCGGCGGATTCGCCGCCATCACCGCGGGTTGCTCCGTGGTGGACCCCTGGGCCGCCATAATCTGCGGGTTCGTGGCCGCGTGGGTCCTCATCGGGTTCAACAAGCTGGCGGAGAAGCTGAAGTACGACGACCCGCTGGAGGCAGCGCAGCTCCACGGCGGCTGCGGGGCGTGGGGGCTGCTGTTCACGGGACTGTTCGCGAAGAAGGCCTACGTGAACGAGGTGTACCCGGGGGTGGAGGACAGGCCGTACGGGCTCCTGATGGGGGC GGGAGGCCTGCTGGCGGCGCAGGTGGTGCAGATCTTGGTGGTGGCGGCGTGGACGAGCGTGACGATGGGGaccctcttcttcatcctgcacAAGATGAATCTCCTGAGGATCTCGCACGACGAGGAGGCCGCGGGCATGGACCTCACCAGCCATGGAGGGCTTGCGTACGAGTACGAGAccgaggagaagaaggagattCGTTCTGAGCGAAGCGATTGA
- the LOC104425213 gene encoding uncharacterized protein LOC104425213 — MDPSGGHAVLDISSDGEGRGFGSDGDEWIPRLLRDDPDEVVLVKEVNAKSNSDKFLADDDDDDCVVLDGDPEKSVSVSDDAGDGGSDDLLIVGEKGQVACRDYPHPRHDCVILPFSSTLHEKHCNWCHCYVCDSPAPCAYWGKGLTNVDHCDANDKQEKWKVCRKYFKQGRNPFMPISSSLPDPVSMVLPQLTQALPSINTPPPTNSIPQNLVSRPMIFQPCSSPTGSSVSSDIQNSRRHHPGHVSRSRFQPRSSSEQLHRAHHVIQKDRVHRDSYLGLGASSCFTHCAT, encoded by the exons ATGGACCCGAGCGGGGGTCATGCGGTGCTCGATATCAGCTCCGACGGCGAAGGGAGAGGCTTCGGTAGTGACGGTGATGAGTGGATTCCCCGGCTCCTTAGAGATGATCCGGACGAAGTGGTTTTGGTGAAGGAGGTCAATGCGAAGTCAAATTCGGACAAATTTTTGgcggatgatgatgatgatgattgcgTGGTGTTGGATGGAGATCCTGAGAAGTCGGTCTCCGTTTCCGATGATGCGGGGGACGGAGGTTCGGATGATCTGCTCATTGTTGGAGAGAAGGGTCAG GTTGCATGTAGAGACTATCCTCATCCAAGGCATGATTGCGTTATACTTCCTTTCAGCTCAACCTTGCACGAGAAGCACTGTAACTGG TGCCATTGTTATGTATGTGATTCACCTGCACCATGCGCATACTGGGGAAAAGGTTTGACAAATGTTGACCATTGTGATGCCAATGACAAACAGGAGAAATGGAAAGTCTGCAGAAAGTATTTTAAGCAGGGTAGAAATCCTTTTATGCCCATTTCGAGTTCTCTTCCTGATCCTGTCTCTATGGTACTTCCACAACTTACTCAAGCTCTGCCTTCTATAAACACCCCACCGCCAACCAACTCTATACCACAAAATCTTGTGTCAAGGCCAATGATTTTTCAGCCATGTTCTTCCCCAACTGGATCAAGTGTTTCAAGTGATATACAAAACAGCAGGAGGCACCATCCAGGGCATGTCTCAAGAAGCAGATTCCAGCCACGCTCGTCGTCAGAACAGTTGCATCGGGCACATCATGTCATTCAGAAGGATAGAGTTCATAGAGATAGTTACTTGGGGCTTGGGGCCTCATCTTGTTTCACCCATTGTGCCACATAA
- the LOC104425211 gene encoding uncharacterized protein LOC104425211 isoform X2, translating into MDPSGGHVMLDVSSDKEGLVSNVPKGSDSDEVVLVKEVNAKSKRIKLVMDDDDDCVVLDGDPEKSVFVPDDAADGGSDDLLIVGEKGQVACRDYPHPRHDCVIFPFSSTLHEKHCNLCHCYVCDSPAPCAYWGEGLTDVDHCHANDKQEKWKVCRKNFMQGKTTMPVPSFFHDPFSAVLPQTTQALPPINTPLPTNSIPQNLVPRPPMIFQPCSSPNRSSFSSNIHNSRKHHPGHVSRSRLQPRSSSEQLHQAHHVIQKDRVHRDSHLGPHLVSPIMPHKRTGTVGSSLAVSRAACGPNNINCPSYLPPPTNSIHNTIVNRNHIRRQNVPSSLNQVSSTNLSSCSPNLTGVPSIMTPSQASSDGQGSNQSLSEQNIHQHHSEPSAFLSFSDSLDWIERVLQDDIPPAPPAVESIHVPSTEPANEAQPAREFDTAVAGSFDIGTAGVDLGNWWSENPPPENNLYPAGIDSGMLYFDFETSWNSVTQS; encoded by the exons ATGGACCCGAGTGGGGGTCACGTCATGCTTGATGTCAGCTCCGACAAGGAAGGGTTGGTCTCGAACGTGCCGAAAGGCAGTGATTCGGACGAAGTGGTCTTAGTGAAGGAGGTCAATGCAAAGTCAAAGCGGATCAAATTGgtgatggatgatgatgatgattgcgTGGTGTTGGACGGAGATCCTGAGAAGTCGGTCTTTGTTCCCGATGATGCGGCGGACGGAGGTTCGGACGATCTGCTCATTGTTGGAGAGAAGGGGCAG GTTGCATGTAGAGACTATCCTCATCCAAGGCATGATTGCGTTATCTTTCCTTTCAGCTCAACCTTGCATGAGAAGCACTGTAACTTG TGCCATTGTTATGTATGCGATTCACCTGCACCATGCGCATACTGGGGAGAAGGTTTGACAGATGTTGACCATTGCCATGCCAATGACAAACAGGAGAAATGGAAAGTCTGTAGAAAGAACTTTATGCAGGGTAAAACTACTATGCCTGTTCCGAGTTTTTTTCACGACCCTTTCTCTGCAGTGCTTCCACAAACTACTCAAGCTCTGCCTCCTATAAACACCCCACTGCCAACCAACTCTATACCACAAAATCTTGTGCCAAGGCCGCCAATGATTTTTCAGCCATGTTCTTCCCCAAATAGGTCAAGTTTTTCAAGTAATATACACAATAGCAGGAAGCACCATCCGGGGCATGTCTCGAGAAGTAGACTCCAGCCACGCTCGTCGTCAGAACAGTTGCATCAGGCACATCATGTCATTCAGAAGGATAGAGTTCATAGAGATAGTCACTTGGGGCCTCATCTTGTTTCACCCATTATGCCACATAAAAGGACGGGGACTGTTGGTAGTTCTCTGGCAGTAAGCAGAGCTGCATGTGGTCCAAACAACATCAATTGCCCATCTTATTTACCTCCCCCAACAAATTCAATCCACAATACCATAGTTAATCGAAATCATATCAGAAGGCAGAATGTCCCTTCCAGTTTGAATCAAGTATCTTCTACTAATTTGAGCAGCTGTTCGCCCAACTTAACTGGTGTTCCTTCAATTATGACGCCTTCTCAAGCCAGCAGTGATGGTCAGGGTAGTAATCAATCACTCAGTGAGCAAAACATCCATCAGCATCACAGCGAACCTAGCGCATTTTTAAGTTTCTCAGATAGCCTCGATTGGATTGAAAGGGTACTTCAAGATGACATTCCTCCTGCTCCACCTGCTGTTGAGAGCATTCATGTTCCGAGTACAGAGCCCGCAAATGAGGCACAGCCTGCAAGAGAGTTTGATACCGCGGTCGCTGGAAGTTTCGACATTGGCACAGCAGGTGTCGACTTGGGGAACTGGTGGTCGGAGAACCCGCCCCCGGAGAATAATCTTTACCCTGCGGGCATAGATTCTGGTATGctctattttgattttgagaCCTCCTGGAATAGTGTCACACAATCATAA
- the LOC104425211 gene encoding uncharacterized protein LOC104425211 isoform X3: MDPSGGHVMLDVSSDKEGLVSNVPKGSDSDEVVLVKEVNAKSKRIKLVMDDDDDCVVLDGDPEKSVFVPDDAADGGSDDLLIVGEKGQVACRDYPHPRHDCVIFPFSSTLHEKHCNLCHCYVCDSSAPCAYWGKGLPNVDHCHADDKQEKWKVCRKNFMQGKTTLMPVSSFLPDPVSTVLPQPTQALPPINTPPPANSIPKNLVSRPTIFQPCSSPTRSSVSSNIKEPQEAPSRHVSGSRFQPLSSARQVSSVPVTEPAHEAQPAREFTTTAAGNFDISAAGVEYVDFDHWWLETQIPEDNFPPVPAAVDGVEYVDFDHWWLEVMIPEPFP, from the exons ATGGACCCGAGTGGGGGTCACGTCATGCTTGATGTCAGCTCCGACAAGGAAGGGTTGGTCTCGAACGTGCCGAAAGGCAGTGATTCGGACGAAGTGGTCTTAGTGAAGGAGGTCAATGCAAAGTCAAAGCGGATCAAATTGgtgatggatgatgatgatgattgcgTGGTGTTGGACGGAGATCCTGAGAAGTCGGTCTTTGTTCCCGATGATGCGGCGGACGGAGGTTCGGACGATCTGCTCATTGTTGGAGAGAAGGGGCAG GTTGCATGTAGAGACTATCCTCATCCAAGGCATGATTGCGTTATCTTTCCTTTCAGCTCAACCTTGCATGAGAAGCACTGTAACTTG TGCCATTGTTATGTATGCGATTCATCTGCACCATGCGCATACTGGGGGAAAGGTTTGCCTAATGTTGACCATTGTCATGCCGATGACAAACAGGAGAAATGGAAAGTCTGTAGAAAGAACTTTATGCAGGGTAAAACTACCCTTATGCCCGTTTCGAGTTTTCTTCCTGACCCTGTCTCTACGGTGCTTCCACAACCTACTCAAGCTCTGCCTCCTATAAACACCCCACCGCCAGCCAACTCTATACCAAAAAATCTTGTGTCAAGGCCAACGATTTTTCAGCCATGTTCTTCCCCAACTAGATCAAGTGTTTCAAGTAATATAAAGGAACCGCAGGAGGCACCATCCAGGCATGTCTCGGGAAGCAGATTCCAGCCACTCTCATCGGCGCGGCAGGTGTCGAGTGTTCCAGTTACAGAGCCCGCACATGAGGCACAGCCTGCAAGAGAGTTTACTACCACGGCGGCTGGAAATTTCGACATCAGCGCAGCAGGTGTCGAATATGTCGACTTTGATCATTGGTGGTTGGAGACCCAGATCCCGGAGGATAATTTTCCCCCTGTACCTGCAGCCGTAGATGGTGTCGAGTATGTCGACTTTGATCATTGGTGGTTGGAGGTCATGATCCCGGAGCCTTTCCCCTGA